The Deltaproteobacteria bacterium HGW-Deltaproteobacteria-6 genome has a segment encoding these proteins:
- a CDS encoding MFS transporter has product MSPSNEKAAATRNPWFWVPSIYMAEGIPYMIVMTVSVVMYKNLGLSNTDIALYTSWLYLPWVIKPLWSPFIDLFRTKRFWIVAMQLAIGGSLACVALTLPADDFIRYTLAMLWIMAFSSATHDIAADGFYMLGLTTPEQAAFVGVRTVFYRVATIASKGGLVILAGTLKDYGYPVASAWSITFVVIAAVFLALCLYHFFVLPVPEADHSAPLDKGKGVVAEYFRIITLFFRRRDIIVIICFFLFFRFAEAQLVKMVAPFLLDAREKGGLGLSTAEVGWIYGTVGVVALMLGGLLGGYVIYRNGLKFWLWPMVIIMHVPDLIFVYLSHAQPENLWLIGSAVAVEQFGYGFGFTAYTMYMIMVSQGEYKTVFYAIGTGIMALGMMFPAMSSGWIQEKLGYINFYYWILFTTIPGFIVTALVKIDPDYGKKAEG; this is encoded by the coding sequence ATGTCCCCATCAAACGAAAAAGCAGCCGCAACGCGCAATCCCTGGTTCTGGGTGCCTTCCATCTATATGGCGGAAGGCATTCCCTACATGATCGTCATGACCGTCAGCGTCGTGATGTATAAAAATCTGGGGCTCTCCAACACCGACATCGCCCTTTATACCAGCTGGCTCTATCTGCCCTGGGTCATCAAACCGCTGTGGAGCCCTTTTATCGACCTTTTCCGCACCAAGCGTTTCTGGATTGTCGCCATGCAACTGGCCATCGGCGGATCTCTGGCCTGCGTCGCTCTGACCCTCCCCGCCGACGACTTTATCCGCTATACCCTGGCGATGCTCTGGATCATGGCCTTTTCTTCCGCCACCCATGACATTGCCGCCGACGGCTTTTACATGCTGGGGCTTACCACCCCCGAGCAGGCCGCCTTTGTCGGCGTGCGCACGGTTTTTTACCGCGTGGCCACCATCGCTTCCAAAGGCGGGCTCGTCATCCTGGCCGGCACGCTGAAGGATTACGGGTATCCGGTCGCCTCCGCCTGGTCGATCACCTTCGTGGTCATCGCCGCGGTTTTTCTGGCCCTCTGCCTTTATCATTTTTTTGTTCTGCCTGTCCCCGAAGCCGATCACAGCGCGCCTTTGGATAAAGGCAAAGGCGTTGTGGCCGAATATTTCCGGATCATCACCCTGTTTTTCCGGCGCAGGGATATTATCGTCATCATCTGTTTTTTTCTTTTTTTCCGCTTTGCCGAAGCGCAACTGGTCAAGATGGTCGCGCCATTCCTGCTGGATGCGCGCGAAAAAGGCGGGCTGGGATTGTCCACCGCCGAGGTCGGCTGGATCTATGGCACCGTGGGTGTTGTGGCGCTGATGCTGGGCGGCCTGCTGGGGGGCTATGTCATTTACCGGAACGGCTTGAAATTCTGGCTGTGGCCGATGGTGATCATCATGCACGTCCCGGATCTCATTTTCGTGTATCTCTCGCACGCGCAGCCGGAAAACCTGTGGCTGATCGGCTCCGCCGTGGCAGTGGAGCAATTCGGCTACGGCTTCGGCTTTACCGCCTATACGATGTATATGATCATGGTTTCGCAGGGCGAGTATAAAACCGTCTTTTACGCCATCGGCACCGGCATTATGGCGCTTGGCATGATGTTCCCCGCGATGTCGAGCGGCTGGATTCAGGAAAAGCTGGGGTATATTAATTTCTACTACTGGATCTTATTCACAACCATCCCCGGTTTCATCGTTACGGCGCTGGTGAAGATCGATCCGGACTACGGAAAAAAGGCTGAAGGTTGA
- a CDS encoding amidase, which yields MINSEPKIKVALLQYAPEARLQLTGSFLLPDGHAVTGRLSARAADGQVVLLDSNGLEIIRRHELLLTPDAFAKNFFTVLDIKIGIDFHWQRVQEQSFRGALLLSGHNETTFHLINIIPLEEYLASVISSEMSAEAPLEFLKAQAVTARSWLIAMLAKKKSPRTLPEKKDDEILVWQDVNDHQEFDVCADDHCQRYQGITRIISDQVARAIDATRGTFLTSAGEICDARYYKCCGGQTDVFSSAWENESPPYLQSITDSGRPHPPVSSETDAADWLFSTPPAYCNTTDKALLGRILPAFDQETPNFYRWQVTYTRQELEAILKKKSGIDFGELRHIIPLERGPSGRIYKLKITGSQKSVIVGKELEIRRWLSESHLFSSAFVVISEHAADGGIQHFIFHGGGWGHGVGLCQIGAAVMAAKGHKTEEILAHYFTGAILRKFY from the coding sequence ATGATCAATAGCGAACCAAAAATTAAAGTGGCTCTGCTGCAATACGCCCCCGAAGCCCGTTTACAGCTCACCGGTTCTTTTCTTCTGCCGGACGGCCATGCCGTTACGGGCAGACTTTCCGCCCGCGCCGCAGACGGACAAGTCGTTCTCCTTGATTCCAACGGTCTGGAGATCATCCGCCGCCATGAACTTCTGCTGACCCCCGATGCGTTCGCTAAAAATTTTTTTACCGTTCTGGATATAAAAATCGGCATCGATTTTCACTGGCAGAGAGTCCAGGAGCAATCATTTCGCGGTGCGCTTCTTCTGTCCGGGCATAATGAAACCACTTTCCATCTCATCAATATCATCCCGCTGGAAGAATACCTCGCCTCGGTCATCTCGTCGGAAATGTCCGCCGAGGCCCCCCTGGAATTTCTCAAAGCACAGGCCGTTACGGCCAGGAGCTGGCTGATCGCAATGCTGGCCAAAAAGAAATCCCCCCGGACCCTGCCTGAAAAAAAAGATGATGAAATTCTGGTCTGGCAGGACGTAAATGATCATCAGGAATTCGACGTCTGTGCCGACGACCACTGCCAGCGCTATCAGGGCATTACGCGGATTATCTCTGATCAGGTGGCCCGGGCCATCGACGCCACGCGCGGCACTTTTCTGACCAGCGCAGGCGAAATCTGCGATGCGCGTTACTATAAATGCTGCGGCGGCCAGACGGATGTTTTTTCATCCGCCTGGGAAAACGAATCCCCTCCCTATCTGCAAAGCATCACTGACAGCGGGCGCCCGCACCCGCCTGTTTCATCGGAAACGGACGCGGCGGACTGGCTCTTCAGTACACCGCCTGCCTACTGCAATACAACGGACAAAGCATTGTTAGGCAGGATACTGCCGGCCTTTGATCAGGAGACGCCGAATTTTTACCGCTGGCAGGTCACCTATACCCGGCAGGAACTGGAAGCTATTTTAAAGAAAAAATCGGGCATCGATTTTGGCGAGCTGCGGCACATCATTCCACTGGAGCGGGGTCCATCCGGCAGAATTTACAAATTGAAAATTACCGGGTCCCAAAAAAGCGTCATCGTGGGCAAGGAACTGGAAATCCGTCGCTGGCTGTCGGAAAGCCATCTGTTCTCCAGCGCCTTTGTTGTTATATCGGAACATGCGGCGGACGGCGGCATTCAGCATTTTATTTTCCATGGCGGAGGCTGGGGGCATGGCGTGGGTCTTTGCCAGATCGGCGCGGCGGTCATGGCGGCCAAAGGACACAAAACCGAAGAAATTCTGGCGCACTACTTTACCGGTGCGATTTTGAGGAAATTTTATTGA
- a CDS encoding ATP-binding protein, whose protein sequence is MNIINLSCKMRCKTISGRFMAQIWPIGGGKGGSGKSFLTSSLGRLSAGLGKRTLVIDLDLGAANLHTLVGVPSPQKGFSDFIRKRIVQLEDTVVETPFENLFLISGAQDNFDIANLPYEQKIKTLRAITRLDYDCILLDLGAGTSFNTLDFFLISQHGIFITTPEPTSIENVYRLIRSIYFRQIRYGFSVAAFKELEEEVQDQFGDGAFNKPECMIKVIAQTHPEKYAQLQDEFNAFRFKLIINQMRKHDNAALGMQMSRMIEKHLGLHIEFAGNVAYDDHVHDAICQRVPFLERYPCTKTACDLREVGKQVVQNAGKQLMFQYM, encoded by the coding sequence TTGAATATTATTAATTTGTCATGTAAAATGCGCTGCAAAACGATCAGCGGGAGGTTTATGGCGCAGATTTGGCCTATCGGCGGGGGAAAAGGCGGTTCCGGCAAGAGCTTTTTAACCAGTTCACTGGGACGGTTATCGGCGGGATTGGGCAAGAGAACGCTGGTAATCGATCTTGATCTGGGGGCGGCAAACTTGCACACCCTGGTCGGTGTTCCTTCTCCGCAAAAAGGGTTTTCCGATTTTATCCGCAAAAGAATTGTTCAACTGGAAGATACGGTGGTGGAGACCCCGTTTGAAAACCTTTTTCTCATCAGCGGCGCTCAGGACAATTTCGATATCGCCAATCTGCCTTACGAACAGAAAATCAAAACACTCCGGGCTATCACCAGATTGGACTACGACTGCATTCTGCTGGATTTGGGCGCCGGGACGTCTTTCAATACGCTTGACTTTTTTCTGATATCACAGCACGGCATTTTTATTACCACGCCGGAGCCGACATCCATTGAAAATGTTTATCGGCTCATTCGTTCCATTTATTTCCGTCAGATTCGATACGGCTTCAGTGTGGCTGCCTTTAAAGAGCTGGAAGAAGAGGTGCAGGACCAGTTCGGCGATGGCGCCTTCAACAAGCCTGAGTGCATGATCAAAGTCATTGCCCAGACGCATCCGGAAAAATACGCGCAGCTGCAGGATGAGTTTAATGCGTTTCGGTTCAAGCTCATTATTAATCAGATGCGCAAGCATGACAACGCCGCGTTGGGAATGCAGATGAGCAGGATGATCGAGAAGCATCTGGGATTGCATATCGAATTCGCCGGAAACGTGGCGTATGATGATCATGTTCATGACGCAATTTGTCAGCGGGTTCCTTTTCTGGAACGCTATCCCTGCACGAAGACCGCGTGTGACTTGCGTGAAGTGGGTAAACAGGTCGTGCAGAATGCCGGCAAACAATTGATGTTCCAGTACATGTAA
- a CDS encoding metal-dependent hydrolase gives MESDTIKTSQGDLVISFLGHSSLMMSWNAKTIHSDPVSSEADYAKLPKADILLISHDHYDHLDLKAVNHIKTAATKIVGNPDVGKQIPETIVMKNGDVKTVDGLKIEAVPAYNIRHMAEPGKPFHPKGTGNGYIVNFAGLRLYLAGDTENTPEMKQLQNIDIAFLPMNLPYTMTPEMVADAACAFQPKILYPYHQGETDTSKLAALLKDEKGIELRIRKMK, from the coding sequence ATGGAATCCGATACGATTAAAACTTCTCAAGGCGATCTGGTCATCAGTTTTCTGGGGCACAGCTCACTGATGATGTCCTGGAACGCCAAAACGATTCATTCCGACCCCGTGTCGAGTGAAGCGGATTACGCAAAACTGCCCAAGGCGGACATTCTGCTTATCAGCCACGACCACTATGACCATCTGGATTTGAAAGCCGTGAACCATATTAAAACCGCCGCGACAAAAATTGTCGGCAACCCGGATGTCGGAAAACAAATTCCCGAAACGATCGTCATGAAAAACGGCGATGTTAAAACCGTTGACGGCCTGAAGATAGAAGCCGTGCCCGCATACAATATCAGGCATATGGCTGAGCCGGGAAAACCTTTTCATCCGAAAGGCACAGGCAACGGCTACATTGTAAACTTTGCCGGTTTGCGGCTCTATCTTGCCGGAGATACGGAAAATACGCCGGAGATGAAACAGCTTCAGAATATCGATATTGCTTTTCTGCCGATGAACCTGCCCTATACCATGACGCCGGAAATGGTGGCCGACGCAGCCTGCGCATTTCAGCCGAAAATTCTGTATCCCTATCATCAGGGTGAAACGGATACATCAAAGCTTGCCGCTCTGCTCAAAGACGAGAAGGGCATTGAACTGCGCATCCGGAAGATGAAGTAG
- a CDS encoding diaminopimelate epimerase → MNKTRFISFWKMSGSGNDFIIIDNRDLSLDVGDLPVFARRICARKVSVGADGLFLIEPSASVDFKWRFFNSDGSMGEMCGNGARCVARWAYQNGVTGAKLSFETLAGIIDAEVSDDTVKVRLTDPSLLQQNVSLFLQGGPCGLDHIDTGVPHAVCFVESVEASDVVATGRQIRRHDYFQPKGTNANFAEVSDPHQMKVRTYERGVEDETLACGTGVVASVLAAAGRSLVESPVDVTVQSGEILRVYFSRRDGRFEEIYLEGKVKIVYQGMLFEEAYK, encoded by the coding sequence ATGAATAAAACACGTTTCATCAGCTTTTGGAAAATGAGCGGCAGCGGCAACGATTTCATCATTATCGACAACCGTGATCTGTCGCTCGATGTCGGTGATCTGCCGGTATTTGCCCGCCGGATTTGCGCGCGCAAAGTTTCCGTCGGCGCCGACGGCCTTTTCCTGATTGAACCCTCGGCATCCGTTGATTTCAAATGGCGGTTCTTTAATTCCGACGGCTCCATGGGGGAAATGTGCGGCAACGGCGCCCGTTGCGTGGCCCGTTGGGCTTATCAAAACGGTGTTACGGGGGCAAAACTGTCCTTTGAAACGCTGGCCGGTATTATTGACGCCGAAGTATCGGATGATACGGTTAAAGTTCGACTGACCGATCCGTCGCTTTTACAGCAGAATGTCAGTCTGTTTCTGCAAGGCGGCCCATGCGGATTGGATCACATCGATACCGGTGTGCCCCATGCCGTTTGCTTTGTGGAATCCGTTGAGGCTTCCGATGTTGTCGCCACCGGAAGGCAAATCCGCCGGCATGACTATTTCCAGCCCAAAGGGACGAACGCGAATTTTGCCGAAGTATCGGACCCGCACCAGATGAAGGTCAGGACTTACGAGCGCGGTGTCGAAGATGAGACGCTGGCCTGCGGCACCGGAGTTGTCGCTTCCGTTCTGGCGGCAGCCGGGCGGAGTCTTGTGGAATCACCGGTGGACGTGACTGTGCAAAGCGGCGAAATATTACGCGTTTATTTTTCCCGGCGGGACGGTCGTTTTGAAGAGATTTATCTTGAAGGTAAAGTGAAAATAGTCTATCAGGGAATGCTTTTTGAAGAAGCGTACAAATAA
- a CDS encoding LL-diaminopimelate aminotransferase (produces methionine from 2-keto-4-methylthiobutyrate and glutamine in vitro; mutations do not affect methionine salvage in vivo however), which produces MQTADRLKKIPPYLFMELRKKINKAKSEGVDVISLAIGDPVEATPDSIINELCRSARDPQNHRYPTDEEKGMLAFRKEIARWYAERYGVSLNPENEILGLIGSKEGCHHFMLARVNPGDTVLMTDPGYPAYRSSILMAEGVPYNVPILPQNNYLPVLEDIPTDVAKKASAMFLNYPNNPTGACATLEFLNKLVAFAGEYNIAICYDNPYSEIVFAGQERISFLMAPGAKDVGVELNSLSKPFNMCGWRLGMAAGNPELIAGISKVKENTDSGVFNAVQYAGIQALHNEAGFIEEMLSIYGRRRELVLKTLKKIGIDFNPPRGTFYLWVPAPKGMTSLEFTNRLFDKTAVVVASGTAYGQYGEGFIRISLTVPDDRLKEAMGRIEKEFVK; this is translated from the coding sequence GTGCAAACTGCTGATAGATTAAAGAAAATTCCGCCATATCTTTTTATGGAGCTCCGGAAAAAAATTAATAAAGCCAAGTCCGAGGGCGTGGATGTGATATCGCTCGCGATCGGCGACCCGGTCGAAGCAACACCCGATTCCATCATTAATGAACTGTGCCGCTCTGCCCGTGATCCGCAAAATCACCGCTATCCCACCGATGAAGAAAAGGGGATGCTGGCCTTCCGCAAGGAGATTGCCCGCTGGTATGCAGAACGTTACGGCGTCAGCCTCAACCCTGAAAACGAAATTCTGGGCCTGATCGGCTCCAAAGAAGGCTGCCATCACTTTATGCTGGCGCGTGTCAATCCCGGCGATACGGTTTTGATGACCGATCCCGGCTATCCGGCGTATCGGTCCAGCATTCTGATGGCGGAAGGCGTTCCTTACAATGTTCCCATCCTTCCGCAAAATAATTATCTGCCGGTGCTGGAAGACATTCCGACGGATGTGGCTAAGAAAGCCAGCGCGATGTTTTTGAATTACCCGAATAACCCGACGGGCGCCTGCGCCACCCTGGAATTTTTAAACAAACTGGTAGCCTTTGCCGGCGAGTATAACATTGCCATCTGTTATGATAACCCCTATAGTGAAATTGTTTTTGCCGGACAGGAACGCATCAGTTTTCTGATGGCGCCGGGGGCAAAAGATGTGGGTGTGGAACTGAATTCTCTTTCCAAACCATTTAATATGTGCGGCTGGCGGCTGGGGATGGCAGCCGGCAATCCCGAACTGATTGCCGGCATCAGCAAAGTGAAGGAAAATACGGATTCCGGAGTTTTCAACGCGGTTCAGTATGCGGGCATTCAGGCCTTGCATAACGAAGCGGGCTTTATTGAGGAAATGCTCTCCATCTATGGCCGCAGAAGAGAGCTGGTTTTGAAAACACTCAAGAAAATCGGCATCGATTTTAATCCGCCGCGCGGTACATTTTATCTGTGGGTGCCGGCGCCCAAGGGCATGACGTCGCTGGAATTCACCAATCGTCTGTTTGATAAAACCGCCGTCGTTGTGGCCTCCGGTACGGCATACGGCCAGTACGGCGAAGGATTTATCCGCATCTCGCTCACCGTGCCGGATGACCGGTTGAAAGAAGCGATGGGGCGAATCGAAAAAGAATTTGTGAAATAA
- a CDS encoding redox-regulated ATPase YchF, translating into MEIGIVGLPQSGKSTLFEIMTGVKSSQSHNETVVRGQASVPDERFDKLVAIYKPVKVSPAKVPFVDVHAVGEHPWDAIRQNLSGTDSILHVVDGFSLPDISLALDAYRKLEDELVLSDLLIIEKKLERLAKTPKKAISPQETAQNDLLPRLKDCLEAGKPLRAAGLTPAEVFMLRSFSFWSIKPELVVVNVGEDNLSFAETFAAEAKLTEPVLGICCKIEAELTGLDAADQKEFLSSMGIAEPAFGRIIRAAFALLGRMSFFTVGEDEVKAWVIPVATKAPKAAGAIHNDFERGFIKAEVMSYDDFIAHNGSAAQVKSAGRLRLEGKEYIVQDGDIINFRFNV; encoded by the coding sequence ATGGAAATAGGTATTGTTGGCCTTCCCCAGAGCGGGAAAAGCACCTTGTTTGAAATCATGACCGGCGTGAAAAGCAGCCAGTCGCACAATGAAACGGTTGTGCGCGGCCAGGCGTCCGTACCGGATGAGCGCTTTGACAAACTGGTCGCGATCTACAAACCGGTCAAAGTATCGCCCGCCAAAGTTCCCTTTGTAGATGTCCATGCCGTAGGCGAGCATCCCTGGGATGCCATCCGGCAGAACTTAAGCGGCACCGACAGTATCCTGCATGTGGTTGATGGTTTTTCTCTGCCCGATATTTCACTTGCCCTTGATGCTTATCGCAAGCTGGAAGATGAGCTGGTTCTCTCCGATCTTTTGATCATAGAAAAAAAGCTGGAGCGTCTGGCCAAAACACCCAAAAAGGCCATTTCGCCGCAGGAGACGGCGCAAAACGATCTGCTGCCCAGGTTAAAAGATTGCCTGGAAGCGGGGAAACCGCTGCGCGCGGCAGGGCTAACGCCCGCGGAAGTATTTATGCTCAGGAGTTTTTCATTCTGGTCCATCAAGCCGGAGCTGGTTGTGGTCAATGTCGGGGAAGATAATCTTTCATTTGCCGAAACTTTTGCCGCCGAGGCAAAACTCACAGAACCGGTCCTGGGGATCTGCTGCAAGATCGAGGCGGAACTGACCGGGCTGGATGCCGCTGATCAAAAAGAATTTCTGTCTTCGATGGGCATTGCGGAGCCGGCGTTTGGCCGGATCATCCGCGCGGCTTTTGCTCTGCTGGGCCGCATGTCATTTTTTACCGTGGGTGAAGACGAAGTCAAGGCCTGGGTCATTCCGGTCGCGACCAAAGCCCCCAAAGCCGCGGGCGCGATTCACAACGATTTCGAACGGGGTTTTATCAAAGCCGAAGTCATGTCCTATGACGATTTTATCGCTCACAACGGTTCCGCAGCACAGGTCAAATCCGCCGGTCGTCTGCGCCTGGAAGGAAAGGAATACATCGTCCAGGACGGCGACATCATCAATTTCCGCTTCAATGTTTGA
- a CDS encoding lipoprotein-releasing system ATP-binding protein LolD yields MALIDMKNITKDYHLGETVVHALRGVDLQIDEKEFVAIWGPSGSGKTTLLNLIGAIDEPTTGELAIAGKDVRSLTDNQKSAHRNEKIGFVFQGFNLVPVLSALENVMLPLQIKGASAAEARKQAIARLEEVGLIDLVHKRPAKMSGGQQQRVSIARALVNDPSLVIADEPTANLDSETAHMIIDLMRELNEKDHTTFIFSTHDQRLLDRVERLVRLEDGKIVNGGQN; encoded by the coding sequence ATGGCTTTAATTGATATGAAAAACATTACCAAAGATTATCATCTCGGGGAAACGGTGGTGCACGCCCTGAGAGGGGTTGATCTGCAAATTGATGAAAAAGAATTTGTGGCCATCTGGGGGCCGTCCGGGTCCGGCAAGACCACCCTTTTGAATCTGATCGGCGCCATTGATGAACCAACCACCGGAGAACTGGCTATTGCCGGCAAGGATGTCCGGTCTTTGACGGATAACCAGAAAAGCGCACATCGCAATGAAAAAATCGGGTTTGTCTTTCAGGGGTTCAATCTGGTTCCGGTTCTTTCCGCGCTGGAAAATGTCATGCTGCCGCTGCAGATCAAGGGCGCATCGGCAGCAGAAGCCAGAAAGCAGGCGATAGCTCGCCTGGAGGAAGTGGGCTTAATCGACCTGGTCCATAAGCGTCCGGCAAAAATGTCGGGAGGCCAGCAGCAAAGGGTATCGATCGCGCGGGCGCTGGTGAACGACCCGTCGCTCGTGATTGCCGATGAACCGACGGCCAATCTGGATTCGGAAACCGCCCATATGATCATCGATCTCATGCGCGAGTTGAACGAAAAAGACCACACCACTTTTATTTTTTCTACCCATGATCAAAGACTGCTGGACCGCGTCGAACGACTGGTGCGTCTGGAAGATGGCAAGATCGTTAACGGAGGACAAAACTAA
- a CDS encoding ABC transporter permease — protein sequence MMKWIKLAVRNIFRNKRRSLVTLIAIAVGFASISLYYGYMHAVYQGLRFMAIHAEGLGHLRINKEGWKEKGKNDPEKYMFSKEETQKIIEIVTAEENVRLATPQIQLTGIVTNGITSTIFIAQGVIPKDERMIKGAWAEFMPVKGQPLNDETRYGVEIAKDLSRYLNLTEGKDGVVMAPTLSGQMNALDIKINGVYDTGSDFSNDKFMRFNYYFAQSLLDTQAAERIVILLMDWQDTDQMRALFLAKLKAAGINCEIRTWEDLSLYFTKQKAFLRVMFMFLFSIVLVIVVMTTVNTMGMTILERTREIGTLRALGLKRRGVSFLFALEGAFIGFFGSILGIVLHTGVWALIKKYPPRYTPAGFSMPVDMKVDMVPAMLLILLLSLVLLSLIAAIIPARGAAKRNIVDSLGHV from the coding sequence ATGATGAAATGGATCAAACTGGCCGTTCGCAATATTTTCAGGAACAAGCGCCGCTCTCTGGTTACGCTGATTGCGATCGCCGTGGGCTTTGCCTCAATCAGTCTTTATTATGGTTATATGCACGCCGTGTATCAGGGCCTCCGGTTTATGGCCATTCACGCAGAGGGCCTGGGTCATTTGAGGATTAACAAGGAAGGATGGAAGGAAAAGGGAAAGAACGATCCGGAAAAATACATGTTCTCCAAAGAGGAAACGCAAAAGATTATCGAAATTGTTACGGCCGAGGAGAACGTCAGACTGGCCACACCGCAAATTCAGCTGACCGGTATTGTCACCAATGGAATCACCTCGACTATTTTTATTGCTCAGGGCGTCATTCCTAAAGATGAGAGGATGATTAAAGGAGCCTGGGCTGAATTTATGCCGGTCAAAGGACAACCCCTGAATGATGAGACACGCTATGGCGTCGAAATAGCGAAAGATTTGAGCAGGTATCTTAACCTGACTGAGGGCAAGGATGGCGTGGTGATGGCGCCCACTTTAAGCGGACAAATGAACGCTTTGGATATCAAGATTAATGGCGTTTACGATACCGGCTCCGATTTCTCTAACGATAAATTCATGCGCTTCAATTATTACTTCGCACAGTCTCTGCTGGACACGCAGGCAGCGGAAAGAATAGTCATCCTGCTTATGGACTGGCAGGATACCGATCAGATGCGCGCCCTTTTTCTTGCGAAACTGAAAGCGGCCGGCATCAATTGTGAAATCAGAACATGGGAAGATTTATCGCTGTACTTTACGAAACAGAAAGCTTTTCTCCGGGTCATGTTTATGTTTCTCTTTTCCATCGTTCTGGTGATTGTGGTCATGACCACGGTGAACACGATGGGGATGACCATTCTCGAGAGAACGCGGGAAATCGGGACGCTGAGGGCTCTGGGATTGAAGCGCAGAGGGGTATCTTTTCTGTTTGCCCTGGAAGGAGCCTTTATAGGATTTTTCGGCAGTATCCTGGGGATTGTCCTGCATACAGGCGTGTGGGCGCTGATCAAAAAGTATCCGCCAAGATATACACCCGCGGGTTTTTCCATGCCTGTAGACATGAAGGTGGACATGGTGCCGGCCATGCTGCTTATTCTGCTTTTGAGCCTGGTGCTGTTGTCTTTAATCGCGGCAATCATTCCGGCCAGAGGCGCGGCCAAGCGGAATATTGTCGATTCTTTGGGACATGTTTAA
- a CDS encoding outer membrane lipoprotein-sorting protein, whose protein sequence is MKRRRIMNKKNEKIYRLALGVMLIFCLCISASVVYAEMSPKEMLKKADEARGNAEGIQWEIVIDAIEGGREQHRKLRVYARGYNSLADTLAPANIKGQKLLMQDRNMWFAKPGLSKAVPISPRQKLMGGAANGDIASTNYSADYKITHTTESKVGGESCLMMDLQAVDSRATYDRIKYWISKERIVGLKAEFYTVSGKMFKTAVFEYENSITINDKPREFISKMTITSAVIKTDVTTLNYSKPVLKKVSDATFNLNLLTR, encoded by the coding sequence ATGAAAAGGAGAAGGATAATGAACAAAAAAAATGAAAAGATTTATCGCCTCGCACTGGGCGTGATGCTGATATTCTGTCTGTGTATTTCCGCATCAGTGGTTTACGCGGAAATGAGTCCCAAGGAGATGCTCAAAAAGGCGGATGAAGCCCGCGGCAACGCCGAAGGAATCCAATGGGAAATTGTCATCGATGCCATTGAGGGAGGGCGTGAACAGCATCGGAAACTGCGGGTATACGCCAGAGGTTATAATTCCCTGGCCGATACTTTGGCGCCGGCTAATATCAAAGGTCAAAAGCTGTTAATGCAGGACCGCAACATGTGGTTTGCCAAACCGGGGCTTTCCAAGGCCGTTCCCATCTCTCCGCGGCAAAAGCTGATGGGCGGCGCGGCCAATGGCGATATTGCCTCCACGAACTATTCGGCCGACTACAAAATCACCCACACAACGGAAAGTAAAGTAGGCGGCGAGTCCTGCCTCATGATGGATTTGCAGGCGGTGGACAGCCGGGCGACTTATGATCGGATTAAGTACTGGATATCCAAAGAGCGTATTGTGGGTCTGAAGGCTGAATTTTACACGGTCTCCGGTAAAATGTTTAAAACGGCTGTTTTCGAATATGAAAACAGCATCACCATTAATGATAAACCGCGGGAGTTCATTTCTAAGATGACGATTACCAGCGCCGTCATCAAAACGGATGTAACGACGTTGAACTACAGCAAGCCCGTGCTCAAAAAAGTATCGGACGCCACTTTCAACCTCAACCTGCTGACGAGATAG